A stretch of the Thiocystis violascens DSM 198 genome encodes the following:
- a CDS encoding c-type cytochrome, with amino-acid sequence MSHPTAARFTLLALLGVSLSPAFADETSAGGASIGESFSIAQAEYDQALALTPDLENGRRTYLTCAVCHRPEGWGTADGTYPQIAGQSRTVIVKQLADIRARNRDNPLMYPFSLPRILGGPQQIADVAAYVAQLPMTAHNGQGPGIDLELGGPLYAEHCAKCHGERGEGNETDHIPAIAGQHYPYTMRQFDAIREGRRKNSDPKMVKQIHGFTSREQAAVLDYASRLPLPPEKLAPEGWTNPDFPAYVREPMGLPPMPTISPAPPSGMMEIPPFPSLPAYPTTTTPER; translated from the coding sequence ATGTCACACCCGACCGCTGCGCGTTTTACCCTGCTCGCGCTCCTCGGCGTCTCGCTCTCGCCCGCGTTCGCCGACGAGACCAGCGCCGGGGGGGCCAGTATCGGCGAGTCCTTTTCGATCGCCCAGGCCGAGTACGATCAGGCGCTCGCCCTGACGCCGGACCTGGAAAACGGTCGCCGGACCTATCTCACCTGCGCCGTCTGCCACCGCCCCGAGGGCTGGGGAACGGCCGACGGAACCTACCCGCAGATCGCCGGCCAGTCGCGCACCGTCATTGTCAAGCAGTTGGCCGACATCCGCGCGCGTAACCGCGACAATCCACTGATGTATCCCTTCTCGCTGCCGCGCATCCTGGGAGGACCGCAACAGATCGCGGACGTTGCCGCCTATGTCGCCCAACTGCCGATGACCGCCCACAACGGCCAGGGGCCAGGCATCGATCTGGAACTGGGCGGACCGCTCTATGCCGAGCATTGCGCCAAGTGCCACGGCGAGCGCGGCGAGGGGAACGAGACCGATCACATCCCGGCGATCGCCGGTCAGCATTACCCCTATACGATGCGGCAGTTCGACGCCATCCGCGAGGGACGGCGCAAAAATTCCGATCCCAAGATGGTCAAGCAGATTCATGGCTTCACGTCACGCGAACAGGCCGCGGTTTTGGATTACGCCTCGCGCCTGCCCTTGCCCCCGGAAAAACTGGCGCCGGAGGGCTGGACGAACCCGGATTTCCCCGCCTATGTTCGCGAACCCATGGGGCTCCCTCCAATGCCGACCATTTCTCCAGCACCGCCGTCCGGTATGATGGAGATACCCCCCTTCCCCTCGCTTCCTGCTTACCCGACAACGACGACGCCAGAACGTTGA
- a CDS encoding diguanylate cyclase, translated as MNSELTHLDQADTAHALEIAPRVWWVGHVLDDDVFQCHVYLIEQGDQSVLFDPGSRLTFPGTLRKIEEVIPFTRIRYFVCHHQDPDITAALPLIDEMTDRPDAVIVTHWRAEALLKHYGLKMPFWLVDQHDWRLPLDDRELRFVFTPYAHFPGAFCTFDPSTGVLFSSDLYGGFTARPTLVAQDESHFEALRPFHEHYMPSRDILNYALSRIEQYPVKIIAAQHGSIIPERLVSYMTDKLKHLDCGIYLFAQGNTDIQRLSHLNETLREITQTMLLYRDFRDIADRLFHVVSRNLPVEKIDYYARLEDGTLLTLSHETRFSGVVGDAPAEVLAILGMTRPEWEMAHASMDPDLHGHTLHTGFFCSRHTEDDELVVTMPLFSPQRERIEAAALIYLQRENDVTPEQEQVIQQIAMPLQVALEREMIYRSIDSKRKEAYQRSIRDPLTGLFTRVYMQDVMERQCSLQDRDENALVSALMIDVDHFKTVNDTYGHPAGDEVLKQVATVMRQAVRDTDIPVRFGGEEFILFLVGTTPTDAGRSAERIRSAIETHAFEVNQDAPIPLTVSLGLAFRDPFEPLDSLILRADEALYRAKLAGRNRCEIAVTQRSGVVVVG; from the coding sequence ATGAATTCCGAACTTACCCACCTGGACCAGGCCGACACCGCCCATGCGTTGGAGATCGCCCCACGGGTCTGGTGGGTTGGCCACGTGCTTGACGACGATGTCTTCCAGTGTCATGTCTATCTGATCGAACAGGGCGACCAATCGGTGCTCTTCGATCCCGGTTCGCGCCTGACCTTTCCGGGCACGCTGCGCAAGATCGAGGAGGTGATTCCCTTCACCCGGATTCGCTATTTCGTCTGCCATCATCAGGATCCGGATATCACCGCCGCGCTCCCGCTGATCGACGAGATGACGGATCGTCCGGATGCGGTCATCGTCACCCATTGGCGCGCGGAGGCGCTGCTCAAGCACTACGGACTCAAGATGCCATTCTGGCTGGTGGACCAGCACGACTGGCGCCTGCCCCTGGACGATCGCGAACTGCGGTTCGTCTTCACCCCCTACGCCCATTTCCCCGGCGCCTTCTGCACCTTCGATCCAAGCACCGGGGTGCTCTTTTCGAGCGACCTCTACGGCGGTTTCACCGCGCGTCCCACGCTGGTGGCCCAGGACGAATCGCACTTCGAGGCGCTACGCCCGTTCCACGAACATTACATGCCGAGCCGCGACATCCTGAACTATGCGCTGAGCCGCATCGAGCAATATCCGGTCAAGATCATCGCCGCCCAGCATGGCTCCATCATCCCGGAGCGGCTGGTGTCCTACATGACGGACAAGCTGAAACATCTCGACTGCGGTATCTATCTCTTCGCCCAGGGCAACACCGACATCCAGCGGCTCTCGCATCTCAACGAGACGCTACGCGAGATCACCCAGACCATGCTGCTGTACCGCGATTTTCGCGATATCGCCGACCGTCTGTTCCATGTCGTCAGCCGCAATCTGCCTGTCGAAAAGATCGATTATTACGCCCGACTGGAAGATGGCACCCTGTTGACGCTCTCCCACGAGACCCGTTTTTCGGGGGTGGTTGGCGACGCCCCGGCGGAGGTGTTGGCCATCCTCGGCATGACTCGGCCGGAGTGGGAAATGGCCCATGCGAGCATGGATCCGGACCTGCACGGCCATACCCTGCACACCGGATTCTTTTGCAGTCGTCATACCGAGGACGACGAACTGGTGGTGACCATGCCGCTGTTTTCGCCGCAACGCGAACGCATCGAGGCCGCGGCCTTGATCTATCTTCAACGCGAAAACGATGTGACGCCGGAGCAGGAACAGGTCATCCAGCAGATCGCGATGCCGCTCCAGGTAGCGCTGGAACGGGAGATGATCTATCGCTCCATCGACAGCAAGCGCAAGGAGGCGTACCAACGCTCCATCCGCGACCCGTTGACCGGGTTGTTTACCCGAGTCTATATGCAGGACGTGATGGAACGTCAGTGCAGTCTTCAGGATCGCGACGAGAACGCACTGGTGTCGGCCCTGATGATCGACGTGGATCATTTCAAGACCGTCAACGACACCTACGGTCATCCTGCGGGCGACGAGGTGCTGAAGCAGGTCGCGACGGTCATGCGGCAGGCGGTCCGCGACACGGATATCCCGGTTCGTTTTGGCGGCGAGGAATTCATTCTCTTCCTGGTGGGAACCACGCCGACCGATGCGGGCCGCTCCGCCGAGCGCATCCGTTCCGCTATCGAAACGCATGCCTTCGAGGTCAATCAAGATGCGCCGATTCCGCTCACAGTCAGCTTGGGGCTTGCCTTCCGCGATCCGTTCGAGCCCCTGGATTCACTGATTCTGCGCGCCGACGAGGCTCTGTATCGAGCCAAGCTGGCAGGGCGCAATCGCTGTGAAATCGCGGTGACTCAACGTTCTGGCGTCGTCGTTGTCGGGTAA
- a CDS encoding S24 family peptidase, translating to MAESPLGGTGCSMHEPYALQVLGDEMEPEFPDRCIVIVEPADTCMHRSYVFAEVEGVRWFRQYLKDDSGDQRLVALNPRYPEIELRGLEWSVLGVIIQRNIRRQVKHYDRKDDRRP from the coding sequence ATGGCGGAATCCCCCCTGGGCGGCACGGGTTGCAGCATGCACGAACCCTACGCGCTGCAAGTGCTGGGCGACGAAATGGAGCCCGAGTTCCCGGATCGCTGCATCGTGATCGTGGAACCGGCCGATACCTGCATGCACCGTAGCTATGTCTTCGCGGAGGTCGAGGGGGTGCGCTGGTTTCGCCAGTACCTCAAGGACGACAGCGGCGACCAACGTTTGGTCGCGCTGAATCCCCGCTATCCCGAGATCGAACTCAGGGGGCTGGAATGGTCCGTCCTGGGTGTCATCATTCAGCGCAATATCCGCCGCCAAGTCAAACACTACGACCGCAAGGACGATCGTCGCCCATGA
- a CDS encoding HDOD domain-containing protein, whose product MTPESLVRATENLFSLPDVVLRVNQLIDEPATRPADLAEVILCDPGLSARLLRVVNSAFYAQPKPVETVSQAIGLIGFQALRDLIMATAAVDLFKGLPPEKVNMEHFWLHGVACGIAARDLAARRGLRNGERLFLAGLLHGLGRLMFFSQCADAYREVLRLVEREQLDSVAAEERVFGFNHVELGAELLRAWRFPESIWKVVAARLDPALAGAYRAEAEILQVAERVARQVAATAIDTGEIASVDASDELKVLAERWSLEPDALLDLPGATSLRAFEVFEILLPGSTLVY is encoded by the coding sequence ATGACGCCTGAATCCCTGGTCCGCGCAACCGAAAACCTGTTTTCGCTGCCCGACGTCGTGCTTCGGGTCAACCAACTGATCGACGAACCCGCGACCCGCCCCGCCGACCTGGCCGAGGTCATTCTGTGCGATCCCGGCCTCTCCGCGCGGCTGCTGCGAGTCGTCAACAGCGCCTTTTATGCGCAACCCAAGCCGGTGGAAACGGTGTCTCAGGCGATCGGCCTGATCGGTTTTCAGGCCTTGCGCGACCTGATCATGGCCACCGCCGCGGTGGATCTGTTCAAAGGTCTGCCGCCGGAGAAGGTCAACATGGAGCATTTCTGGCTGCATGGAGTTGCCTGCGGGATCGCCGCGCGGGATCTCGCGGCGCGGCGCGGTCTGCGCAATGGCGAACGCCTCTTTCTTGCGGGTCTGCTGCATGGTTTGGGCAGGCTGATGTTCTTTAGCCAATGCGCCGATGCGTATCGGGAGGTACTGCGGCTCGTCGAACGGGAGCAACTCGACAGCGTCGCTGCCGAGGAGCGGGTGTTCGGGTTCAATCATGTCGAACTTGGGGCCGAGCTGCTGCGGGCCTGGCGTTTCCCGGAGTCGATCTGGAAAGTGGTCGCCGCCCGGCTCGATCCCGCGCTGGCGGGAGCGTATCGCGCCGAGGCGGAAATCCTGCAGGTCGCGGAACGGGTCGCGCGTCAGGTGGCGGCGACGGCGATCGACACTGGCGAGATCGCGAGCGTCGATGCCTCGGACGAACTGAAGGTGCTGGCCGAGCGTTGGTCGCTGGAACCGGATGCCTTGCTGGACTTGCCGGGAGCGACCAGCCTGCGGGCCTTCGAGGTGTTCGAGATTCTACTGCCGGGGTCGACGCTCGTGTACTAA
- a CDS encoding ABCB family ABC transporter ATP-binding protein/permease gives MKRIIATEKIHGDRRDWRNLRDMLPYLWEFRGRASLAIACLVLAKVANVGVPLVLKGIVDAFQSPATQTLILPFTLLLAYGLLKLSASLFNELRDVVFARVRYRAMRRLSTRVLEHLHRLSLRYHLERQSGAVSRDLERGTRSVSTILNYVVFSVLPVLVEFALVAAILLGRYAPSFMLVTFGTVAVYFAFTFAITEWRMDYRHRMNRLDSEANHQAFDSLINYETVKYFGNERLELDRYDGTLAEWEEMAVASQTSMSLLNFGQGAIIAIGVTLIMSLAAQGVVAGQMSVGDLVLVNALLLQLFIPLGFLGIVYRQIKYAIADMDLVFKLLERTPEIQDRPTARPLRLDQGGIRFERVDFHYQPERAILRDLDFRIEPGQKLAVVGHSGAGKSTLARLLFRFYDVTGGRILIDGQDLRDLTQDSLRAAIGIVPQDTVLFNDSLYYNLAYGRAGATRAEIERAADMAHIRAFIESLPDGWETVVGERGLKLSGGEKQRVAIARAMLKRPRILIFDEATSSLDSHTEQAIQQTLSEVAENHTTLVIAHRLSTVVDADRILVMEQGRIREQGTHRELLESGGHYASMWELQQREGGDAVVLQGASGENMRS, from the coding sequence ATGAAACGAATCATTGCCACCGAAAAAATCCACGGAGATCGCCGCGACTGGCGCAACCTGCGCGACATGCTGCCCTATCTCTGGGAGTTCCGGGGCCGCGCCAGCCTGGCGATCGCCTGTCTGGTGCTGGCCAAGGTCGCCAATGTCGGCGTGCCGCTGGTGCTCAAGGGCATCGTCGACGCCTTCCAGTCGCCCGCGACCCAGACCCTGATCCTGCCGTTCACCCTGCTGCTGGCCTACGGCCTGCTCAAACTCAGCGCCTCTCTGTTCAACGAACTGCGCGACGTGGTCTTCGCGCGGGTGCGCTACCGCGCCATGCGACGTCTGTCCACGCGGGTGCTGGAACATCTGCACCGCCTCTCGCTGCGCTATCACCTGGAACGCCAGAGCGGCGCCGTCAGTCGCGACCTGGAGCGCGGTACCCGCTCGGTTTCGACCATTCTCAACTATGTCGTCTTCAGCGTGCTGCCGGTGCTGGTCGAATTCGCCCTGGTGGCGGCAATCCTGCTCGGCCGCTACGCCCCGTCCTTCATGCTCGTGACCTTCGGCACCGTCGCGGTCTATTTCGCCTTCACCTTCGCGATCACCGAATGGCGCATGGACTATCGCCATCGGATGAACCGGCTCGACTCGGAGGCCAACCATCAAGCCTTCGACAGCCTCATCAACTACGAGACGGTCAAGTATTTCGGCAACGAGCGTCTGGAACTGGATCGCTACGACGGCACGCTCGCCGAATGGGAGGAAATGGCGGTCGCCAGCCAGACCTCGATGTCGCTGCTCAATTTCGGTCAGGGCGCCATCATCGCCATCGGCGTCACGCTGATCATGAGCCTCGCGGCCCAGGGCGTGGTCGCCGGCCAGATGAGCGTCGGCGATCTGGTGCTGGTCAACGCGCTGCTGCTGCAACTTTTCATCCCGCTCGGGTTTCTCGGCATCGTCTACCGCCAGATCAAATACGCCATCGCGGACATGGACCTGGTCTTCAAACTGCTGGAGCGCACGCCCGAGATCCAGGACCGCCCAACCGCCCGGCCTCTTCGACTGGATCAGGGCGGCATCCGTTTCGAGCGGGTGGATTTTCATTATCAGCCGGAGCGCGCCATTCTGCGCGACCTGGATTTCCGCATCGAACCCGGCCAGAAACTCGCCGTGGTCGGCCATAGCGGCGCCGGCAAATCGACCCTGGCGCGGCTGCTGTTCCGCTTCTACGACGTGACCGGGGGACGCATCCTGATCGACGGTCAGGATCTGCGCGATCTCACCCAGGACAGTCTACGCGCGGCCATCGGCATCGTCCCCCAGGACACCGTGCTCTTCAACGACAGCCTCTATTACAACCTGGCCTATGGACGCGCTGGCGCGACCCGCGCGGAGATCGAGCGCGCCGCCGACATGGCCCATATCCGCGCCTTCATCGAGAGCCTACCCGACGGCTGGGAGACCGTGGTCGGCGAGCGCGGACTGAAGCTCTCCGGCGGCGAGAAACAGCGCGTCGCCATCGCCCGCGCCATGTTGAAACGTCCGCGCATCCTCATCTTCGACGAAGCCACCTCCTCGCTCGACAGCCACACCGAGCAGGCGATCCAGCAGACCCTGTCCGAGGTCGCCGAGAACCACACCACGCTGGTCATCGCGCACCGACTCTCGACGGTCGTGGACGCCGACCGGATTCTAGTGATGGAGCAGGGGCGTATCCGCGAACAGGGCACGCATCGCGAGTTGCTGGAGAGCGGCGGACATTATGCGTCGATGTGGGAGTTACAGCAGCGCGAAGGGGGCGATGCGGTGGTCTTACAGGGCGCATCTGGCGAGAACATGCGATCGTGA
- a CDS encoding histidine kinase, with amino-acid sequence MTPNPSRSDPHQPLEPSRVHAILRATQLAIPLLTVASALAAALALLATHWIWPGPVWRLWFFLAALLLTGLLGLTVAWLRLRRQLLIPLARLEHSLSRVCQGEQGASEALRETGVLGRIAQDIRSLNEELTDLYEDMDNRVARQTMRLAQKTASLKILYDVAAGIQQTESVEALLLRFLRVLKEMINGRAATVRLVMADGSRRLIGSIGLNDDLVREQDMAPVDLCLCGTALTPGDIVCDKDARYCSRIYGRRMFKSSEIEVVTVPLEHRDELLGVYSIFVDRPGVTAREDIMDLLFTVGHHLGVAIAKQRSDAETRRLSIVEERNSLAHELHDSLAQTLASLRFQCRMLNDSLGDAPISEEARNDLARIRNGLDEAHTELRELLASFRAPLDRRGLVPALAKLTNRLGRETGVHVLFQNDCRPFELSASEELQLLRIAQETLANIRKHAQAHTVRVLLTRESDGRHVLLIEDDGVGFSTPSDGARPGECIGLSILEERARRIGAELSIESDPGEGTRVEVIFEVNRRATRHLLEPAQCAS; translated from the coding sequence ATGACCCCGAACCCCAGCCGCAGCGACCCCCATCAGCCACTCGAACCTTCCCGTGTCCATGCCATTCTCCGGGCAACGCAACTCGCGATCCCGCTGCTGACGGTGGCGAGCGCGTTGGCGGCGGCCCTGGCCCTGCTGGCGACGCATTGGATCTGGCCCGGCCCCGTCTGGCGGCTGTGGTTTTTCCTCGCCGCGCTGCTGCTGACCGGACTGCTTGGCCTGACCGTCGCCTGGCTACGTCTGCGTCGCCAGTTGCTGATCCCGCTGGCGCGGCTGGAGCATTCGTTAAGCCGGGTCTGCCAGGGAGAACAGGGGGCCAGCGAGGCGCTGCGCGAGACCGGTGTGCTCGGGCGTATCGCCCAGGATATCCGCAGTCTCAACGAGGAACTGACCGATCTCTACGAGGACATGGACAACCGGGTCGCGCGCCAGACCATGCGGCTCGCGCAAAAGACCGCTTCGCTCAAGATTCTCTACGACGTAGCCGCCGGCATTCAGCAAACCGAGAGCGTCGAGGCTCTGCTGCTACGCTTTCTGCGGGTGCTCAAGGAGATGATCAACGGGCGGGCGGCGACCGTGCGGTTGGTCATGGCCGACGGATCGCGGCGTCTGATCGGCTCCATCGGTCTGAACGACGATCTGGTGCGCGAGCAGGACATGGCCCCGGTGGATCTCTGTCTGTGCGGCACGGCGCTCACGCCCGGCGACATCGTCTGCGACAAGGACGCGCGCTATTGTTCGCGCATCTATGGCCGGCGCATGTTCAAAAGCTCCGAGATCGAGGTGGTGACGGTGCCGCTGGAGCATCGCGACGAACTGCTCGGCGTCTACAGCATCTTCGTCGACCGGCCCGGGGTCACTGCGCGCGAGGACATCATGGATCTGCTTTTCACCGTCGGTCATCACCTGGGTGTCGCCATCGCCAAGCAACGCTCCGACGCCGAGACGCGTCGACTCTCCATCGTCGAGGAACGCAACTCGCTGGCCCACGAACTGCACGACTCGCTGGCCCAAACCCTGGCGAGTCTGCGCTTTCAGTGCCGGATGCTGAACGATTCGCTGGGCGACGCCCCCATTTCCGAGGAGGCCCGCAACGATCTAGCCCGTATCCGTAACGGACTCGACGAGGCCCATACCGAGCTACGCGAACTGCTCGCCAGCTTCCGGGCGCCGCTCGACCGGCGCGGTCTGGTGCCCGCGCTGGCGAAACTCACCAACCGACTCGGTCGCGAGACCGGCGTCCATGTGCTCTTTCAGAACGATTGCCGGCCCTTTGAACTCTCCGCCAGCGAGGAGCTTCAACTCCTGCGCATCGCCCAGGAGACGCTCGCCAACATCCGCAAACATGCCCAGGCGCACACCGTCAGAGTATTGCTGACGCGCGAGTCCGATGGTCGGCACGTCCTGCTGATCGAGGACGACGGGGTTGGATTCAGCACCCCGTCCGATGGCGCCCGTCCGGGCGAGTGCATCGGTCTGTCGATCCTGGAGGAGCGCGCGCGCCGCATCGGCGCGGAGCTGTCCATCGAGAGCGATCCGGGGGAAGGCACCCGTGTCGAGGTCATCTTCGAGGTCAACCGGCGCGCCACGCGCCACTTGCTGGAGCCGGCCCAATGCGCGTCCTGA
- a CDS encoding response regulator, with protein sequence MRVLMIDDHALFRFGLQELLERRGIEVIAVGDASAGLQRVAETAPDVVLLDMRMPQLSGLELLRQLRAAHQRMPIAMLTTSAEERDVIDSLQSGAQGYLLKDMEPDALIAALGEIVRGRTVVAPELAIVLARAVQSEARVAQTDSGIADLTPREQEILCHLAEGQSNKSIARRLGISDGTVKLHVKAILRKLDVHSRVEAAVIAVERGLCERVPGREG encoded by the coding sequence ATGCGCGTCCTGATGATTGACGATCACGCCCTCTTTCGCTTCGGGCTCCAGGAATTGCTGGAGCGGCGCGGCATCGAGGTAATCGCGGTCGGAGACGCCTCGGCCGGTCTGCAACGGGTCGCCGAGACCGCGCCCGACGTGGTTCTGCTGGACATGCGCATGCCGCAGCTCTCCGGTCTGGAGCTGCTGCGTCAATTACGCGCGGCCCATCAGCGCATGCCGATCGCCATGCTGACCACCAGCGCCGAGGAGCGCGACGTGATCGATTCGCTGCAAAGCGGCGCGCAGGGCTATCTGCTCAAGGACATGGAACCGGACGCGCTGATCGCCGCCCTGGGCGAGATCGTGCGCGGACGCACCGTGGTCGCGCCCGAACTCGCCATCGTGCTCGCCCGGGCGGTCCAAAGCGAGGCACGGGTCGCGCAGACCGACAGCGGCATCGCCGACCTCACCCCGCGCGAGCAGGAAATCCTCTGCCATCTCGCCGAAGGTCAGAGCAACAAGAGCATCGCGCGCCGGCTCGGGATTTCGGACGGCACCGTCAAGCTGCATGTGAAGGCGATCCTGCGCAAACTGGACGTGCATTCGCGGGTCGAGGCGGCGGTGATCGCCGTCGAGCGGGGGTTGTGCGAACGGGTGCCGGGGCGGGAGGGGTGA
- a CDS encoding IS5 family transposase: MSKAGRPPKIHEAEQAVLRQIVTDRPTSTLSEIARELAARTGIEAHEATIRKSLREAGVTRLRGESGLEAQARATPRRYGYTDAHRRHDPDQSYPSCLTDAEWDLVAALFEMPGGRGQPPRVSRRSILEACCYVVRTGCAWRMLPHDFAPWQNVYKTFRRWSAAGKFEQMHDRLRGQWREREGREIAPTAAVLDAQSTRGSPQGGPSGFDAGKQVKGRKRSLVVDTLGFVLAVSVVAANLQDRDAASGAVADAAAKYPQINTLFVDSAYAGQFAQTTEQTHAIRVEVVRHPANKSVGSWHVDGAPDRVVIANADGFVPLPKRWVVERTHAWNERARRLIMHHDRLPAVSETWVWLAEARILLRRLTTTV; this comes from the coding sequence ATGTCGAAAGCTGGTCGTCCCCCCAAGATTCACGAGGCGGAGCAAGCGGTATTGCGTCAAATTGTCACGGATCGCCCGACCTCCACGCTGTCAGAGATTGCCCGGGAACTCGCGGCACGGACGGGAATCGAGGCTCATGAAGCAACGATTCGCAAGTCCTTGCGGGAGGCGGGCGTCACGCGCCTCCGGGGCGAGAGTGGTCTCGAGGCGCAAGCGCGCGCAACGCCGCGTCGGTATGGGTATACGGATGCGCATCGTCGCCACGACCCCGACCAAAGCTACCCAAGTTGTCTGACCGATGCGGAGTGGGACTTGGTCGCCGCTCTCTTTGAGATGCCGGGCGGGCGGGGTCAACCGCCCCGCGTGTCGCGCCGGAGCATCCTGGAGGCGTGTTGCTACGTGGTGCGCACGGGGTGCGCGTGGCGGATGCTGCCGCACGATTTCGCGCCTTGGCAGAATGTCTACAAGACGTTTCGCCGTTGGAGTGCGGCTGGGAAGTTTGAGCAGATGCATGATCGACTGCGGGGGCAATGGCGCGAACGCGAGGGGCGTGAGATCGCGCCGACGGCGGCGGTGCTGGATGCGCAATCGACCCGCGGCTCGCCGCAGGGTGGACCGAGCGGCTTTGATGCGGGCAAGCAGGTCAAGGGGCGCAAGCGCAGCCTGGTGGTCGATACCTTGGGGTTCGTGTTGGCGGTGAGCGTGGTCGCGGCCAATCTTCAGGACCGCGATGCCGCCTCGGGCGCCGTCGCTGACGCGGCCGCCAAGTACCCCCAGATCAACACGCTGTTTGTCGATAGCGCCTACGCCGGTCAATTTGCCCAAACCACCGAGCAGACCCACGCGATCCGCGTGGAAGTCGTGCGCCATCCAGCCAACAAAAGCGTTGGCTCCTGGCACGTGGACGGGGCGCCTGACCGAGTGGTGATCGCCAACGCCGACGGCTTCGTTCCGCTGCCGAAGCGCTGGGTTGTCGAGCGCACCCATGCGTGGAATGAGCGTGCCCGTCGATTGATCATGCATCATGACCGTCTGCCAGCGGTCTCCGAAACCTGGGTTTGGCTGGCGGAGGCGCGCATCCTGCTGCGGCGGTTGACCACAACGGTTTGA
- the ssb gene encoding single-stranded DNA-binding protein — MAGVNKVILIGNLGADPEVRYMPSGDAVANIRIATSESWKDRNTGEKQERTEWHNVVFFGKIAEIVKQYLHKGSKVYVEGKLRTRKWQGQDGQDRYTTEVVVDINGTMQMLDSRQGGGSSVPFDDDPSYQSLGGSSRSRAASPAPAPSSGSASGSQGGASSVPFDDDIPF; from the coding sequence ATGGCAGGCGTGAATAAGGTGATTCTGATCGGGAATCTCGGGGCCGATCCCGAGGTGCGTTACATGCCGAGCGGCGATGCGGTGGCCAATATCCGCATCGCGACCAGCGAGTCCTGGAAGGATCGCAATACCGGCGAAAAACAGGAGCGGACCGAATGGCACAACGTGGTCTTCTTCGGCAAGATCGCGGAGATCGTCAAGCAGTACCTGCACAAGGGCTCGAAGGTCTATGTCGAGGGCAAGCTGCGCACCCGTAAATGGCAGGGACAGGACGGGCAGGACCGCTATACGACCGAGGTCGTCGTCGACATCAATGGAACCATGCAGATGCTGGACAGCCGTCAAGGGGGTGGCTCGTCGGTCCCCTTCGACGACGATCCTTCGTATCAATCCCTTGGCGGTAGCAGCCGCTCTCGGGCTGCCTCGCCAGCACCTGCACCGTCGAGCGGTTCTGCATCCGGAAGCCAGGGCGGCGCATCCTCCGTGCCTTTCGACGACGACATTCCTTTTTAA